Proteins co-encoded in one Dyella japonica A8 genomic window:
- a CDS encoding heavy metal translocating P-type ATPase — protein MDAVVDIGAPGRVLVCYHCGEALPQSPVRVDVASESQAFCCHGCAAATEWIRQSALGDYYRLRSVPATRVADVPDLSGWDRGDLLGDHAVPVPGGLEIIVLTDGMRCAACAWLIDRALHAEPGVLEAGANAVTGRIRISWDPARTTLSALLARLAMLGYRPYLATGAERERERVAEHRRWLVRLGVAGLGAMQTMMFSEALYLDFGHHMAGATRDFFRWVALLVATPVVFYAGWPFLLGCWRELRQRHPGMDTLIAISTLLAYLASVVETLRGGAQVWYDAATMFVFLLLAARLLEQRARRVASAQVDALARARPMLAARELADGSRAMVPVASLSTDDVVCVAVGEVVPVDGCLLDAHASFEEALLTGESRPVSRMRGATIYAGTTCRDTPARIRATQVGSATRLSHLARLVDQAQSQRPPLARVADRIGRVFVTVLIVLAIAVYALWRMHDPARAFEVTLSLLVVSCPCALSLAVPAALAASHGALARMGVLSVRSGSMENLARVTDVVFDKTGTLTSVQLAVSDMGTIDGFDPALALEMAAALERDSRHPIAEAFAGVPTSLQVENMREVTGHGVTGCIAGRVWKLGRASFAAGGEDDGQLWLGDGQRAVAWFGVQEVLRPHAAEALATLRDLGLHIHLASGDGVRAVERLTRRLSLAEAHARQSSEDKLALVRALQAKGRVVAMVGDGLNDAPVLAGADIAIAMGEGAPLAQQAADMVLTSPSLQRIPAAIRLVRRTQRVIRQNFAWAVGYNLLALPLAMTGHVTPALAALGMALSSLTVTANALRLMRHTGVEAAS, from the coding sequence GTGGACGCTGTCGTTGACATCGGCGCACCGGGCCGCGTCCTGGTTTGCTACCACTGCGGTGAAGCCTTGCCGCAGTCGCCGGTACGGGTCGACGTGGCGAGTGAGTCGCAAGCCTTCTGTTGTCATGGCTGTGCCGCGGCGACGGAGTGGATCAGGCAATCGGCACTGGGTGACTACTATCGCTTGCGCAGCGTTCCGGCAACGCGCGTGGCCGACGTGCCGGACCTCTCGGGCTGGGATCGCGGGGATCTGCTCGGCGATCATGCCGTGCCTGTGCCTGGCGGCCTCGAGATCATTGTGCTGACCGATGGCATGCGGTGTGCCGCCTGCGCCTGGCTGATCGATCGCGCCCTGCATGCGGAGCCCGGCGTACTGGAAGCGGGTGCCAATGCCGTGACCGGGCGCATCCGCATCAGCTGGGATCCGGCACGGACGACGTTGTCGGCCTTGCTCGCGCGACTGGCCATGCTCGGCTACCGGCCGTACCTGGCCACCGGCGCTGAGCGTGAGCGTGAACGCGTCGCCGAACATCGCCGGTGGCTGGTGCGGCTTGGCGTGGCCGGCCTGGGCGCCATGCAGACCATGATGTTCTCCGAGGCCCTGTACCTGGACTTCGGCCATCACATGGCCGGCGCTACGCGCGACTTCTTCCGCTGGGTGGCCTTGCTGGTCGCCACGCCCGTGGTGTTCTACGCGGGCTGGCCTTTCCTGCTGGGATGCTGGCGCGAGCTGCGGCAGCGGCATCCCGGCATGGATACGTTGATCGCGATATCGACGCTGTTGGCCTATCTGGCGAGCGTGGTGGAGACGCTGCGCGGTGGCGCGCAGGTCTGGTACGACGCCGCGACGATGTTCGTCTTCCTGCTGCTTGCCGCCCGGCTGCTCGAACAGCGTGCCCGTCGTGTCGCCAGCGCGCAGGTGGACGCGCTGGCGCGGGCGAGGCCCATGCTCGCGGCCAGGGAGCTCGCCGATGGCAGCCGCGCCATGGTGCCCGTGGCATCGTTGTCGACGGACGATGTCGTCTGCGTGGCCGTGGGCGAGGTGGTTCCGGTCGATGGCTGCCTGCTCGATGCGCATGCTTCCTTCGAGGAAGCCCTGCTGACCGGCGAATCACGGCCGGTGAGCCGAATGCGGGGCGCAACGATCTACGCAGGCACCACTTGCCGCGACACGCCGGCGCGCATTCGGGCGACGCAGGTGGGCAGTGCGACGCGCTTGTCCCACCTGGCAAGGCTGGTCGACCAGGCGCAGTCCCAGCGACCGCCGCTGGCGCGCGTGGCCGATCGCATCGGGCGGGTGTTCGTCACCGTGCTCATCGTGCTGGCGATTGCCGTCTATGCGCTGTGGCGCATGCATGATCCGGCACGCGCGTTCGAAGTCACGTTGTCCCTGCTGGTGGTGAGTTGCCCATGCGCCTTGTCGCTGGCGGTTCCGGCGGCGCTGGCGGCCAGCCATGGTGCGCTGGCGCGCATGGGCGTGCTGTCGGTCCGCTCGGGCAGCATGGAAAACCTTGCCCGCGTCACCGACGTGGTATTCGACAAGACCGGCACGTTGACCAGCGTGCAGCTGGCCGTGAGCGACATGGGCACCATCGACGGCTTCGATCCGGCGTTGGCCTTGGAGATGGCCGCGGCACTGGAGCGCGACAGCCGTCACCCCATCGCCGAGGCCTTCGCCGGCGTGCCCACGTCGCTGCAGGTAGAGAACATGCGCGAGGTGACGGGGCATGGCGTTACCGGCTGCATCGCAGGCCGGGTCTGGAAGTTGGGCCGCGCATCGTTCGCCGCTGGCGGTGAAGACGATGGACAGCTCTGGTTGGGCGACGGCCAGCGTGCCGTGGCCTGGTTTGGCGTGCAGGAAGTGCTTCGACCACATGCTGCGGAGGCCTTGGCCACCTTGCGTGACCTTGGCCTGCACATTCATCTCGCCAGTGGCGATGGCGTCCGTGCGGTGGAGCGCCTGACGCGCAGGCTGTCGCTCGCCGAGGCGCATGCACGGCAATCGTCCGAGGACAAGCTGGCGCTGGTGCGTGCACTGCAGGCGAAAGGGCGCGTGGTCGCGATGGTGGGCGACGGGCTCAACGATGCGCCGGTGCTGGCCGGTGCGGATATCGCCATCGCCATGGGCGAAGGCGCGCCGCTAGCCCAGCAGGCCGCGGACATGGTGCTGACATCGCCGTCGCTGCAGCGCATTCCGGCGGCCATTCGCCTGGTGCGTCGTACGCAACGCGTGATCCGGCAGAACTTTGCCTGGGCCGTAGGCTACAACTTGCTCGCGCTTCCACTGGCCATGACGGGCCATGTGACGCCGGCGCTCGCCGCACTCGGCATGGCGCTGTCGTCGCTTACCGTGACGGCGAACGCGCTGCGATTGATGCGACACACAGGCGTGGAGGCGGCGTCATGA
- the ccoS gene encoding cbb3-type cytochrome oxidase assembly protein CcoS → MIILLMLIPLSLMLLAFAIGAFVWAVRKGQFDDMDTPALDILHDDERAGDSPALKTREAIHGVGRHAD, encoded by the coding sequence ATGATCATCCTTCTCATGCTTATTCCCTTGAGCCTGATGTTGCTCGCGTTCGCCATCGGCGCGTTCGTGTGGGCCGTTCGCAAGGGACAGTTCGACGACATGGATACGCCAGCGTTGGACATTCTTCATGACGACGAGCGAGCCGGCGATTCACCCGCCTTGAAGACGCGCGAGGCGATCCACGGTGTCGGTCGTCATGCCGATTGA
- a CDS encoding sulfite exporter TauE/SafE family protein translates to MPIDLLALSAAWLSGLLGGVHCAAMCGGIATGFSMWSPRHGLAASVQLNAGRVLGYALAGALVGGMGDGVLRLFEWQVLVIATRVAMGLVLVLVALRLLDQKGRLRFLGRSSVHLWRWLQPLQRRVLPANTVARRIAAGMLWGWMPCGLSATMLAAAWLQASAAKGALILAVFGMGTWVVMVPLTWSGARVGRWMQRTGARQGAAAFVLVAGVITMAAPWLMQVPSLHGLMGWLGCGPVAR, encoded by the coding sequence ATGCCGATTGATCTGCTTGCGTTGTCGGCGGCATGGTTGAGTGGCCTGCTAGGCGGCGTGCACTGCGCTGCGATGTGCGGCGGGATCGCCACGGGGTTTTCGATGTGGTCGCCCCGGCATGGTCTGGCTGCCTCGGTGCAGCTGAACGCGGGGCGCGTGCTGGGCTATGCGCTGGCGGGTGCGCTGGTTGGCGGCATGGGCGACGGCGTGTTGCGGTTGTTCGAATGGCAGGTGCTCGTTATCGCCACGCGCGTGGCGATGGGGTTGGTGCTGGTGCTCGTCGCGTTGCGCCTGTTGGACCAGAAAGGGCGGCTTCGCTTTCTGGGGCGGTCGAGCGTGCATCTGTGGCGTTGGCTACAACCTCTGCAGCGTCGCGTGCTGCCGGCCAACACCGTGGCACGACGCATCGCCGCGGGCATGTTGTGGGGCTGGATGCCCTGTGGCCTCAGCGCCACGATGCTGGCAGCGGCCTGGCTGCAGGCGAGCGCGGCAAAAGGGGCGCTCATCCTGGCGGTCTTCGGCATGGGCACCTGGGTGGTGATGGTCCCGCTCACGTGGTCGGGTGCGCGCGTAGGGCGCTGGATGCAGCGCACCGGGGCAAGACAGGGTGCGGCGGCGTTTGTGCTGGTCGCTGGTGTAATCACGATGGCGGCGCCGTGGTTGATGCAGGTGCCGTCGTTGCATGGGCTGATGGGATGGTTGGGGTGTGGGCCGGTGGCTCGGTGA
- the ahcY gene encoding adenosylhomocysteinase — MNAVTKDSASQDFKVRDISLADLGRRRIRMAEEEMPGLMQIRARYSKEKPLKGVRLSGSLHCTKETAVLAETLRELGASVRWASCNIFSTQDDVAAALAAGGLPVFAWKGETLEEYWQCTLDMLTHPGELGPQLIVDDGGDATLFIHKGVELEDGSDWVNTPSGNHEEQVIKDLVKRTEAERPGWFKKIAAEWKGVSEETTTGVHRLYQLAEAGKLLVPAINVNDSVTKSKFDNLYGCRESLADGIKRATDLMVAGKVAVVCGYGDVGKGCAHSLKGFGARVIVTEIDPINALQAAMEGFQVTTIEDTLGIGDIYVTTTGNKDIITLEHMAAMKNNALVCNIGHFDNEIQMDRLNAAKDVSRETIKPQVDRYTFAKSGHSIYMLAEGRLVNLGCAHGHPSFVMSNSFSNQTLAQLDLWANKDFYDKTVYRLPKKLDEEVARLHLEQIGVKLTKLTPEQAAYIGVPVDGPYKPDHYRY, encoded by the coding sequence ATGAACGCAGTCACCAAGGATTCCGCCTCGCAGGATTTCAAGGTCCGCGACATCTCCCTCGCCGACCTGGGCCGCCGCCGCATCCGCATGGCGGAAGAGGAAATGCCGGGCCTGATGCAGATCCGCGCCCGCTACTCCAAGGAAAAGCCGCTGAAGGGCGTGCGCCTTTCCGGCTCCCTGCATTGCACCAAGGAAACGGCCGTGCTGGCCGAGACCCTGCGCGAGCTGGGCGCTTCGGTGCGCTGGGCCTCGTGCAACATTTTCTCCACCCAGGACGACGTCGCCGCTGCGCTGGCGGCCGGTGGCCTGCCGGTGTTCGCCTGGAAGGGCGAGACGCTGGAGGAATACTGGCAGTGCACGCTCGACATGCTGACCCACCCGGGTGAGCTCGGCCCGCAGCTGATCGTGGACGATGGTGGCGACGCCACCCTGTTCATTCACAAGGGCGTGGAGCTGGAAGACGGCAGCGACTGGGTCAACACCCCGAGCGGCAACCACGAAGAGCAGGTCATCAAGGATCTGGTCAAGCGCACCGAAGCCGAGCGTCCGGGCTGGTTCAAGAAGATCGCCGCCGAATGGAAGGGCGTCTCGGAAGAGACCACCACCGGCGTGCATCGCCTGTACCAGCTCGCCGAAGCCGGCAAGCTGCTGGTGCCGGCCATCAACGTCAACGACTCGGTGACCAAGTCGAAGTTCGACAACCTGTACGGCTGCCGCGAGTCGCTGGCCGACGGCATCAAGCGTGCGACCGACCTGATGGTCGCCGGCAAGGTGGCCGTGGTGTGCGGCTACGGTGACGTGGGCAAGGGTTGCGCCCACTCGCTCAAGGGCTTCGGCGCCCGCGTGATCGTGACCGAGATCGACCCGATCAACGCGCTGCAGGCCGCGATGGAAGGCTTCCAGGTCACCACCATCGAAGACACCTTGGGCATCGGCGACATCTACGTCACCACCACCGGCAACAAGGACATCATCACGCTGGAGCACATGGCGGCGATGAAGAACAACGCGCTGGTGTGCAACATCGGCCACTTCGACAACGAGATCCAGATGGATCGCCTGAACGCTGCCAAGGATGTGTCGCGCGAGACCATCAAGCCGCAGGTGGACCGCTACACCTTCGCCAAGAGCGGCCACAGCATCTACATGCTGGCCGAAGGCCGCCTGGTGAACCTGGGCTGCGCCCATGGCCACCCGAGCTTCGTGATGTCCAACAGCTTCTCCAACCAGACGCTGGCCCAGCTCGACCTGTGGGCGAACAAGGACTTCTACGACAAGACCGTCTACCGCTTGCCGAAGAAGCTGGACGAGGAAGTGGCCCGCCTGCACCTGGAGCAGATCGGCGTGAAGCTGACCAAGCTCACCCCCGAACAGGCTGCCTACATCGGCGTGCCGGTGGATGGCCCGTACAAGCCGGATCACTACCGCTACTGA
- a CDS encoding S9 family peptidase — translation MDMSLRCFALVGLLLTVSPQVLADQAPKAPVSAPASGYLTPPAPLQALVDAPRPPQLSISPHRDLLALTQTPALPGIDVVAQPELKLAGLRINPRTYAQSRFVFGTDLWLMDVATGKEIRLQGLPQPLSIATSSWSPDQRYLAFNQVDARAGTNELWIVDVAARSAHRLIALPLNTVAGRGYRWMPDGKQLLVQLQPQGQGAAPIASIIPTGPDTQQTQAGGGVKAIRTYQDMLHDENDAKLFEHYLRSQSALVDLDGKVTTLGEPALTLSMAPSPDGRYLLRQRVERPFSYLVPVDSFPQRIEVLDRDGKLVKEIAHLPLVEGLPTGNDAVPTGVRDIDWRTDAPATLVWAEAQDGGDPARQADIRDIVQMQAAPFDRAPVTLAKLGSRYAGAYWANGSLALVNEFWWKTRHVKEWRVAPDQPVQAPVLVREGSSEDRYRDPGKPATMLDEHGESRLVVTADGQSIYRLGQGASPEGDRPFIDRVNLASGQSTRLFQSQAPYFEDPQVLLDVEGTRALISRESPTEPTNFYVRDLAGNGKLRELTHFPNPLPQLKDVKKEQIRYKRKDGVELTATLYLPPHYDPKKDGPRPMLMWAYPAEFKSADAAGQVRDSPYRFNRISYWGPQAFLTMGYTVLDNFAVPIVGEGSKEPNDTYIPQLVASAEAAVDEVVRRGVADRNRIAVGGHSYGAFMTANLLAHTRLFKAGIARSGAYNRTLTPFGFQSEERNYWQAMDVYNAMSPFNYAGDIKDALLMIHGEQDNNSGTFPIQSERMYAAIKGLGGTARLVLLPNEAHAYRARESIMQMLAEMNSWLETYMKQAKPGTVEKQSASP, via the coding sequence ATGGATATGTCGCTCCGATGCTTCGCACTGGTCGGCCTGCTGCTGACCGTTTCTCCGCAAGTCCTGGCCGATCAGGCGCCCAAGGCACCTGTCAGCGCGCCTGCCTCCGGCTATCTCACGCCGCCTGCGCCGCTGCAGGCCCTGGTGGATGCCCCGCGTCCGCCACAGCTCTCGATCAGCCCACATCGCGACCTGCTCGCGCTGACCCAGACGCCGGCACTGCCGGGCATCGATGTGGTCGCGCAGCCGGAGCTGAAGCTCGCCGGCCTGCGCATCAATCCGCGCACCTATGCGCAGAGCCGCTTCGTGTTCGGCACGGACCTGTGGCTGATGGATGTGGCCACTGGCAAGGAGATTCGCCTGCAGGGCCTGCCGCAGCCGCTGTCCATCGCCACCTCGTCATGGTCGCCCGACCAACGCTACCTCGCCTTCAACCAGGTCGATGCGCGCGCCGGCACCAACGAGTTGTGGATCGTGGACGTGGCGGCACGTTCCGCGCATCGCCTGATCGCGTTGCCGCTGAACACCGTGGCCGGTCGTGGCTATCGCTGGATGCCCGACGGCAAGCAGCTGCTCGTGCAGTTGCAGCCGCAGGGGCAGGGCGCGGCGCCGATCGCCAGCATCATCCCGACCGGTCCGGACACGCAGCAGACGCAGGCAGGTGGCGGCGTGAAGGCCATCCGTACCTATCAGGACATGCTGCACGACGAGAACGACGCGAAGCTCTTCGAGCACTACCTCCGCTCGCAGTCGGCGCTGGTGGACCTCGATGGCAAGGTCACCACGCTCGGCGAGCCGGCGCTGACGCTGTCGATGGCGCCGTCGCCCGATGGCCGCTACCTGCTGCGCCAGCGCGTGGAGCGCCCGTTCTCCTATCTGGTGCCGGTGGACAGCTTCCCGCAGCGCATCGAGGTGCTGGACCGCGACGGCAAGCTGGTGAAGGAGATTGCGCATCTACCGCTGGTGGAGGGTCTGCCCACGGGCAACGACGCCGTACCCACCGGTGTGCGCGACATCGACTGGCGCACCGATGCACCGGCCACGCTGGTGTGGGCCGAGGCGCAGGATGGCGGTGATCCCGCGCGGCAGGCGGACATCCGTGACATCGTGCAGATGCAGGCAGCACCGTTCGACCGCGCTCCGGTGACGCTGGCCAAGCTGGGCAGCCGCTACGCCGGCGCTTACTGGGCCAATGGCAGCCTCGCGCTGGTGAATGAATTCTGGTGGAAGACGCGCCACGTGAAGGAATGGCGCGTGGCGCCCGACCAGCCCGTGCAGGCACCGGTGCTCGTGCGCGAAGGCTCCTCCGAAGACCGCTACCGCGACCCCGGCAAGCCAGCGACGATGCTGGACGAGCATGGCGAGTCGCGGCTCGTCGTCACCGCGGACGGACAGAGCATCTATCGCCTCGGCCAGGGCGCATCGCCCGAAGGCGACCGGCCGTTCATCGACCGGGTCAACCTTGCCTCCGGCCAGAGCACACGGCTGTTCCAGTCGCAGGCGCCGTACTTCGAAGACCCGCAGGTGCTGCTGGACGTGGAAGGCACGCGCGCACTGATCTCGCGCGAATCGCCCACCGAGCCCACCAACTTCTACGTGCGTGACCTCGCCGGCAACGGCAAGCTGCGCGAGCTCACTCATTTCCCCAATCCGCTGCCGCAACTGAAGGACGTGAAGAAGGAGCAGATCCGCTACAAGCGCAAGGATGGCGTGGAACTTACCGCCACGCTGTATCTGCCGCCCCACTACGATCCGAAGAAGGATGGCCCGCGCCCGATGCTGATGTGGGCGTACCCGGCCGAGTTCAAATCCGCCGATGCAGCGGGCCAGGTCAGGGATTCCCCGTACCGCTTCAACCGCATCAGTTACTGGGGCCCGCAGGCCTTCCTCACCATGGGCTACACCGTGCTGGACAACTTCGCCGTGCCGATCGTGGGCGAGGGCAGCAAGGAACCCAACGACACCTATATCCCGCAGCTGGTCGCCAGCGCGGAGGCGGCGGTGGATGAGGTCGTGCGCCGTGGCGTGGCCGATCGCAACCGCATCGCGGTGGGTGGCCACTCCTACGGTGCGTTCATGACCGCCAACCTGCTCGCGCACACGCGCCTGTTCAAGGCCGGCATCGCGCGCAGCGGCGCCTACAACCGCACGCTGACGCCCTTCGGTTTCCAGTCGGAAGAGCGCAACTACTGGCAGGCGATGGACGTGTACAACGCCATGTCGCCATTCAATTACGCGGGTGACATCAAGGACGCGTTGCTGATGATCCATGGTGAGCAGGACAACAACTCCGGCACCTTCCCGATCCAGAGCGAGCGTATGTACGCCGCCATCAAGGGCCTGGGTGGCACCGCGCGGCTGGTGCTGCTGCCGAACGAAGCGCATGCCTATCGCGCGCGTGAATCGATCATGCAGATGCTGGCGGAGATGAATAGCTGGCTGGAGACGTATATGAAGCAGGCGAAGCCTGGGACAGTGGAGAAGCAAAGCGCTTCGCCTTGA
- the ppc gene encoding phosphoenolpyruvate carboxylase, protein MNQHRSPEFAPHDAPLREDVRRLGTLVGHMLAEQISPAFLDEVERIRTAAIERRVENAPLDVLGGLLTGLDTDKAESLARAFATYFQAVNIAERIHRIRRRRDYQREGGAPQPESLLDVLTRLKAQGVEAGELIEWLERLQVEPVFTAHPTEAVRRSLLEKEQSIVRALVDNFDPTRTPQERKEDDDRIFMALSAGWQTAEASAVSPTVQDEHHHVGFYLANPIYRIVPALYESLADALQTVYGVAVPIPRLLSFATWVGGDMDGNPNVGAATIAASLSTQRAHVLEHYIEDIAGLARLLSQTEDRVPIGSALANRLFDYRVRFPEAAAKVRPRHADMPYRSLLTIIGARLEATHDDDHPEGYTSVDELLEDLHLVAVSLIDHRGLHAGAYAVRRLIWRVRTFGFHLARLDVRQDSRVHDDALSQLLGDAEWVSRSPAERAARLRAYAGGQDALQDSGDATAASLHDVFATMGEARGRYGTSSLGLYIISMARSAADVLAVLALARYGGLVENGRVPLDVAPLFETVDDLANAPATLRALLDDPVYRDHLASRGNRQWVMLGYSDSGKDGGTLASRWGLQRAQVELLEVAAEAGVRLSFFHGRGGSASRGGARITPALLSSPRGSVAGVLRVTEQGEVIHRKYGIRALALRNLEQTVGAVLRASLRPRMHEPREDLWRDRMSRLSARSREHYRAFVDREGFVDYFRSATPIDVIERMTLGSRPSRRRSMRGVQDLRAIPWVFAWTQCRSILPGWYGLGTALEFGVSEYGEAAMSEMAYDWPFFANMLDDVSMVLAKCDLGIAEAFSTLAGPLHEPFFGLIRDEFERTRHWLMRLKQNDSLLQNEPRLATSIDLRNPYVDPMSLLQVDLLRRWREGGEGDEALLTALVACVNGVSQGLQNTG, encoded by the coding sequence ATGAACCAGCACCGCAGTCCTGAGTTCGCTCCGCATGACGCGCCCTTGCGCGAAGACGTCCGCCGCCTCGGCACCCTGGTCGGGCATATGCTGGCCGAGCAGATTTCCCCTGCTTTCCTCGACGAAGTCGAGCGTATCCGCACTGCCGCCATCGAACGCCGCGTGGAAAACGCGCCGCTGGACGTACTTGGCGGCCTCCTCACCGGTCTGGATACGGACAAGGCCGAGTCGCTGGCGCGCGCCTTCGCCACCTATTTCCAGGCGGTGAATATCGCCGAACGCATCCATCGCATCCGTCGTCGCCGCGACTACCAGCGCGAGGGCGGCGCGCCGCAGCCCGAATCCCTGCTGGACGTGCTTACGCGTCTGAAGGCGCAGGGCGTGGAAGCGGGCGAGTTGATCGAATGGCTGGAACGGTTACAGGTGGAACCAGTTTTCACGGCGCATCCGACCGAAGCCGTGCGCCGCTCGCTGCTGGAAAAAGAACAGTCCATCGTGCGGGCGCTGGTCGACAACTTCGACCCCACGCGCACGCCGCAAGAGCGCAAGGAAGACGACGACCGCATCTTCATGGCGCTCAGCGCGGGCTGGCAGACGGCCGAGGCGTCCGCCGTGAGCCCCACCGTGCAGGACGAGCACCACCACGTCGGCTTCTATCTCGCCAATCCGATCTATCGCATTGTCCCGGCGCTCTACGAATCGCTGGCTGACGCACTGCAGACGGTCTACGGCGTGGCCGTACCCATCCCGCGCCTGCTGAGCTTTGCCACATGGGTTGGCGGCGACATGGATGGCAACCCCAACGTCGGCGCCGCCACCATTGCGGCCAGCTTGTCCACGCAGCGCGCCCACGTGCTGGAGCATTACATCGAGGACATCGCCGGCCTTGCCCGCCTGCTCAGCCAGACCGAGGACCGTGTTCCCATCGGCAGCGCGCTGGCCAACCGCCTGTTCGACTATCGCGTGCGCTTTCCCGAAGCGGCGGCCAAGGTGCGTCCGCGCCATGCCGACATGCCGTACCGCAGCCTGCTCACCATCATCGGCGCGCGGCTGGAGGCAACGCACGATGACGATCATCCGGAAGGCTATACCTCGGTCGACGAGTTGCTCGAGGACCTGCATCTGGTCGCGGTCAGCCTGATCGACCACCGGGGCCTGCACGCCGGTGCCTATGCCGTGCGCCGCCTGATCTGGCGCGTGCGCACGTTCGGCTTCCACCTGGCGCGGCTGGACGTGCGGCAGGATTCGCGTGTGCATGACGACGCGCTGTCACAGCTGCTGGGGGACGCCGAATGGGTGTCGCGCAGCCCGGCGGAGCGTGCCGCACGGTTGCGTGCCTATGCTGGCGGGCAGGACGCGTTGCAGGACAGCGGTGATGCCACCGCCGCCTCGCTGCATGACGTGTTCGCCACGATGGGCGAGGCGCGCGGACGCTACGGTACGTCCTCGCTGGGCCTCTACATCATCAGCATGGCGCGATCGGCGGCGGACGTGCTCGCGGTGCTCGCGCTGGCGCGTTACGGCGGGCTTGTCGAAAACGGCCGCGTTCCGCTCGATGTGGCGCCGCTATTCGAGACCGTGGATGACCTGGCCAACGCCCCCGCGACGCTGCGCGCCTTGCTGGACGATCCGGTCTATCGGGACCACCTCGCGTCGCGCGGCAACCGTCAGTGGGTGATGCTCGGCTATTCGGACAGCGGCAAGGACGGCGGCACGCTGGCCTCGCGCTGGGGCCTTCAGCGTGCGCAGGTGGAATTGCTGGAAGTGGCGGCGGAGGCCGGTGTCCGGCTGTCGTTCTTCCATGGCCGCGGCGGTTCGGCCAGTCGCGGCGGCGCGCGCATCACGCCAGCGCTCTTGTCTTCGCCGCGCGGTTCGGTGGCCGGCGTATTGCGCGTCACCGAGCAAGGTGAAGTGATCCATCGCAAGTACGGCATCCGAGCGCTTGCCTTGCGCAATCTCGAGCAGACGGTGGGCGCGGTGCTGCGCGCCTCATTGCGGCCCCGCATGCACGAGCCGCGCGAGGACCTGTGGCGCGATCGCATGAGCCGCTTGTCCGCGCGCAGCCGCGAGCATTACCGGGCCTTCGTCGACCGCGAGGGCTTTGTCGACTACTTCCGTTCCGCCACGCCCATCGACGTGATCGAGCGCATGACCCTGGGTTCCCGTCCGTCGCGCCGGCGCAGTATGCGGGGTGTGCAGGATCTGCGCGCGATCCCCTGGGTATTCGCGTGGACGCAGTGCCGCTCGATCCTGCCCGGTTGGTACGGGCTGGGTACCGCGCTCGAATTCGGCGTGAGTGAATACGGCGAGGCCGCCATGTCGGAAATGGCGTATGACTGGCCATTTTTCGCCAATATGCTCGACGACGTGTCGATGGTGCTGGCCAAGTGCGACCTGGGTATCGCCGAAGCATTCTCGACACTGGCGGGCCCGCTGCACGAACCGTTCTTCGGGCTCATTCGCGATGAGTTCGAGCGCACGCGCCACTGGCTGATGCGCCTGAAGCAGAACGACAGCCTGCTGCAGAACGAGCCACGGCTGGCGACGTCGATTGACTTGCGCAACCCCTATGTCGACCCGATGAGCCTGCTGCAGGTGGATCTGCTCCGGCGCTGGCGCGAGGGCGGGGAAGGCGACGAGGCCTTGCTCACGGCGCTGGTGGCCTGCGTGAATGGTGTGTCGCAGGGGCTGCAGAACACGGGTTGA